One part of the Rutidosis leptorrhynchoides isolate AG116_Rl617_1_P2 chromosome 1, CSIRO_AGI_Rlap_v1, whole genome shotgun sequence genome encodes these proteins:
- the LOC139862141 gene encoding group 2 truncated hemoglobin 3-2, which translates to MQSLQEKASEWSGVDQEDAFAIDQVNLYQKLGLQTFINLSTDFYSRVYDDEEEWFRSIFADSKKEDAIQNQYEFFVQRMGGPPLYSQRKGHPALIGRHRPFPVTHKAAERWLHHMQQALVNATVIDEDSKTRMLNFFRHTAYFLVAGNDLKNQSQGAPPCKHGANKPAAV; encoded by the exons ATGCAGAGTTTGCAAGAAAAAGCTTCAGAATGGAGTGGCGTTGACCAGGAGGATGCATTTGCCATTGACCAAGTTAATCTTTACCAGAAATTAGGTCTTCAGACCTTCATTAATCTATCCACCGATTTCTACTCTAG GGTTTATGATGATGAAGAAGAGTGGTTTAGATCTATATTTGCTGACTCGAAAAAGGAAGATGCAATTCAAAATCAATACGAGTTTTTTGTGCAACGAATGGGAGGGCCTCCTTTGTACTCTCAAAGGAAAG GTCACCCTGCTCTGATAGGTCGTCACCGGCCATTTCCAGTGACTCATAAGGCAGCTGAAAGGTGGCTACACCACATGCAACAAGCATTAGTTAACGCTACCGTCATTGATGAAGACTCGAAGACCAGAATGCTAAATTTCTTCAG GCATACTGCATACTTTTTGGTGGCTGGAAATGATTTGAAAAATCAAAGCCAAGGAGCTCCACCATGCAAGCATGGAGCTAACAAACCGGCTGCAGTCTAA